A genomic window from Paenibacillus sp. FSL K6-0276 includes:
- a CDS encoding UDP-N-acetylmuramoyl-L-alanyl-D-glutamate--2,6-diaminopimelate ligase: protein MKVNELSACLATSRLYGDGEVEITDLQTDSRCVSPGDLFICLPGHTVDGHKYAPQAVASGASAIVCERKLEIDIPQIVVDDCRFAMSVMSNAFFGSPSSRMRMIGVTGTNGKTTTTYLIERIMQDQNMKTGLIGTIQMRYDGNSYPMSGTTPESLDLQRSLHDMASKGVECCVMEVSSHALQQGRVKGADFRTAIFTNLTQDHLDYHHTMEEYRAVKGLFFSRLGNVISPWKEERKYAVLNADDEASAYFAAQTAAEVITYGIDNNANVRASQISITAKGTFFHVDTFKGETDISLRMVGKFNVYNALAAITAALLEDVSLSDIKTSLEAIDGVAGRVESVDEGQEYAVIVDYAHTPDGLENVLRTVCEFATGKVLIVFGCGGDRDRTKRPLMGKIAAKYSDMVFVTSDNPRTEDPQLILKDIEAGLVEDGVTSDRYHMIVDRREAIGKAIEMASSGDVVLIAGKGHETYQLIGGVVHDFDDRIVAKEVIRGRNY from the coding sequence ATGAAAGTTAATGAATTATCTGCTTGTCTTGCTACTTCGCGTCTATATGGGGATGGGGAGGTGGAGATTACTGATCTTCAGACGGATTCCCGCTGTGTAAGTCCGGGAGATCTGTTCATCTGTTTGCCGGGTCACACCGTAGACGGACACAAGTATGCGCCGCAAGCTGTTGCCTCGGGGGCGTCCGCTATCGTATGTGAGCGCAAGCTGGAGATTGATATCCCACAGATCGTTGTGGATGACTGCCGGTTTGCGATGTCTGTGATGTCGAATGCATTCTTTGGTTCACCTAGCAGTCGAATGAGAATGATTGGGGTTACGGGTACCAACGGCAAGACAACAACAACCTATCTTATTGAGAGAATTATGCAGGACCAAAATATGAAGACGGGTCTGATCGGAACGATTCAGATGCGCTATGACGGCAACAGCTATCCGATGTCAGGCACCACTCCAGAATCGCTAGATCTGCAGCGCTCGCTTCATGATATGGCATCTAAGGGTGTGGAGTGTTGCGTAATGGAAGTTTCCTCCCACGCGCTTCAGCAAGGACGTGTGAAGGGTGCGGACTTCCGTACGGCAATATTTACGAACTTAACCCAGGATCATCTGGATTATCATCATACAATGGAGGAGTATCGGGCGGTTAAAGGTCTTTTCTTCTCTAGACTAGGAAATGTGATCTCTCCTTGGAAAGAAGAACGCAAGTATGCGGTGCTTAACGCTGATGATGAAGCTAGCGCATATTTTGCAGCCCAAACTGCGGCGGAAGTGATTACATATGGCATTGATAACAACGCTAATGTCCGAGCTTCGCAAATATCGATCACTGCAAAAGGAACTTTTTTCCATGTAGATACGTTTAAGGGTGAGACTGACATTTCGCTTCGTATGGTTGGCAAATTCAATGTCTACAATGCACTTGCGGCGATTACGGCTGCGCTGTTGGAAGATGTGTCACTGTCAGATATCAAGACTAGTCTTGAGGCAATAGATGGTGTAGCTGGACGGGTGGAGTCAGTGGATGAGGGGCAAGAATATGCCGTTATCGTTGACTATGCACATACACCAGACGGGCTGGAAAATGTATTAAGAACGGTCTGCGAATTTGCTACTGGCAAAGTGCTTATTGTGTTTGGCTGCGGAGGAGACAGAGACCGCACGAAACGTCCTTTAATGGGTAAGATAGCCGCAAAATATAGCGACATGGTATTCGTAACCTCTGACAACCCTCGGACGGAAGACCCTCAACTCATCTTGAAGGATATAGAAGCAGGACTAGTAGAGGATGGAGTCACCTCTGACCGGTATCATATGATTGTTGATCGCCGAGAAGCGATTGGGAAGGCTATTGAAATGGCAAGCTCTGGCGATGTAGTATTGATTGCGGGGAAAGGTCATGAGACCTATCAACTGATTGGCGGAGTGGTTCACGATTTCGATGACCGCATCGTCGCTAAAGAAGTTATAAGGGGTCGAAACTATTGA
- a CDS encoding stage V sporulation protein D has protein sequence MKVSKVVTRRRMLWTLLGLAVLFGSLVVRLAYVQLSQGEKLSDKVEDSLRRNIPFTAKRGEILDREGIPLAYNISTPTVYAVPVQVKEKQKTAQQLAPLLGMTEEKLMSLLTKKSMSVKLQPGGRKITMELAASIRDLQLPGIVVAEDSKRYYPYGDLAAHILGFTGIDNQGITGVENIYDNLLKGIAGNISYLSDAGGRLMPGSSEKYSAPQDGLNLQLTIDKQIQSIMERELDQAMVKYQAQGAWAIAMNPKNGEILAMASRPGYEPGLYKEYDPQIYNRNLPIWMTYEPGSTFKIITLAAALQEGKVDLQNDHFYDPGFIEVAGAKLRCWKKGGHGSQTFLQVVENSCNPGFVALGQRLGKETLFKYIRDFGFGSKTGIDLNGESNGILFKLNQVGPVELSTTAFGQGVSVTPIQQIAAVSAAINGGNLYKPHVSKAWVNPETGETVSEVKPELVRQVISEETSKKVRAALESVVAKGTGRPAFIDGYRVGGKTGTAQKVINGRYSPTEHIVSFIGFAPADDPQIVVYTAVDNPKGIQFGGVVAAPIVQNILEDSLHYMKVPERSDQLPKTYKYGETPIVTVPDLTGATVQDIYEDLNMNFNLARSGSGNTVINQAPKAGARVEQGSTIRIYMGASSE, from the coding sequence ATGAAGGTTTCGAAGGTCGTAACACGGCGGAGAATGCTGTGGACGCTGCTGGGACTGGCAGTGTTATTCGGTTCGCTGGTCGTGCGTCTTGCTTATGTGCAATTATCCCAAGGCGAGAAATTAAGTGACAAGGTAGAAGACTCCTTGCGTCGCAATATTCCTTTTACAGCCAAGCGTGGTGAAATTTTGGATCGTGAAGGAATACCACTGGCCTACAATATCAGTACGCCTACGGTTTATGCGGTGCCCGTGCAGGTGAAAGAGAAGCAAAAGACAGCACAGCAATTGGCGCCTCTGCTTGGGATGACCGAGGAGAAGCTGATGAGCTTGCTGACTAAAAAATCAATGTCGGTGAAACTACAGCCCGGCGGCCGCAAAATTACGATGGAACTTGCCGCGAGCATCCGTGATTTGCAGTTGCCGGGCATCGTTGTCGCTGAGGATAGCAAAAGATATTATCCTTACGGCGATCTTGCCGCACACATACTAGGCTTTACAGGGATTGATAACCAAGGGATTACAGGAGTCGAGAACATATACGACAATCTGCTCAAAGGCATAGCAGGCAATATTTCGTATTTGTCTGATGCAGGTGGAAGACTCATGCCTGGATCATCGGAGAAGTATTCAGCCCCTCAGGATGGACTTAATCTGCAATTGACGATTGATAAACAGATTCAATCCATTATGGAGCGCGAGCTTGATCAGGCTATGGTAAAATATCAGGCGCAGGGCGCTTGGGCTATAGCGATGAATCCGAAGAATGGCGAGATTCTGGCAATGGCTAGCAGACCGGGCTATGAACCGGGGCTATATAAGGAATATGATCCACAGATCTATAATCGGAATTTGCCCATTTGGATGACCTACGAACCTGGCTCGACGTTCAAAATTATCACACTCGCTGCAGCACTGCAAGAAGGCAAGGTAGACCTGCAAAATGATCATTTCTACGATCCTGGATTTATCGAAGTCGCGGGTGCGAAGCTGCGCTGTTGGAAAAAAGGCGGCCACGGTAGCCAGACCTTTCTACAGGTAGTTGAGAACTCCTGTAACCCTGGGTTTGTCGCTCTAGGGCAACGGCTGGGTAAAGAAACACTATTCAAATATATTCGTGATTTTGGTTTCGGCAGCAAAACCGGAATTGATTTAAACGGAGAATCTAATGGGATTCTGTTCAAGCTCAATCAAGTAGGTCCGGTAGAGCTTTCGACTACAGCCTTCGGTCAAGGAGTCTCGGTTACACCAATTCAGCAGATTGCTGCGGTATCCGCCGCTATCAATGGTGGTAATCTCTATAAACCGCATGTTTCAAAAGCATGGGTTAATCCGGAGACTGGAGAAACCGTATCAGAGGTAAAGCCAGAGCTTGTGCGGCAAGTCATTTCGGAAGAAACGTCAAAGAAGGTGCGGGCAGCACTTGAGAGCGTAGTTGCCAAAGGCACGGGACGGCCGGCTTTCATAGACGGCTATCGTGTAGGTGGTAAGACAGGTACTGCACAGAAGGTCATTAACGGACGTTATTCTCCAACGGAGCACATTGTTTCTTTTATAGGCTTTGCGCCTGCAGATGATCCTCAAATTGTTGTGTATACTGCGGTTGATAATCCGAAAGGGATTCAATTTGGTGGTGTTGTTGCCGCTCCAATTGTACAGAATATTTTGGAGGACTCGCTGCACTATATGAAGGTGCCAGAACGCAGTGACCAGCTCCCCAAAACTTATAAGTATGGGGAAACTCCGATTGTGACCGTGCCTGACCTTACAGGAGCAACGGTGCAGGATATCTATGAGGATTTAAATATGAATTTTAATCTTGCGCGTTCAGGCTCCGGTAATACAGTCATCAATCAAGCTCCGAAAGCTGGGGCTAGAGTAGAACAGGGCTCGACCATCAGGATTTATATGGGAGCTTCTAGTGAATAA
- a CDS encoding penicillin-binding transpeptidase domain-containing protein yields MIARVFWIQVIQGSEWQEKAATLWAHTSTIKAERGTISDRNGSVLASDVPAYTVVVNPAVIAEKGIGDEVVKGLHELLGKPEDELRKLIEAKDENGKYLKNREIRNEGWKIDQDLADKVKEFYVALGKKHKIQETGIGLVREQKRYYPKGSLAAHILGYTDRDGKAIMGLEKSLDKQLKGADGKLLYQSDGQGVKLPDSQDTYQPVVNGSNFKLTIDSTIQHYIEEAMEKAYAQYKPKSMSVIAADPNTMEILGMANMPTFDPNKYMDTGADAAGFYNHAIKSIYEPGSTFKIYTLAAAVNEKLFNPNATFLSGQIRIKGDRTPLHDINRAGWGEISFLEGVKRSSNVLFVKLYELLGQEKLLQYINDFGFNEKTGIDLPGEISGVVNPNENRPIESATLAYGHGKVTVTPLQQLVALSAVANGGKLMTPHVVKEVTDPNTGETKVTQPNVVRQVIDEASAKETGKYLEQVVADQVIGTGRYAYIDGYRVAGKTGTAIKPENGIYVKSKVLVSFAGYAPVDDPKIAVIIIIDEPNVEIGGGRAAAPVFKEIVSQSLQYMGVPKLATETSDKDSKKTVKSDAPALRTTPDLTGKTMKEARETLLDQGFDFEVVGEGASVESQYPEAGTKLTTGQRIYLLSPQGAKRTIPNLQGESLRDALEVLTLLKVEIAVEGEGYVSEQIEGTKNGKPLLTLKLKPLNDNSEDVPASSPADEGTESESGP; encoded by the coding sequence TTGATAGCTAGAGTGTTCTGGATTCAAGTTATACAGGGTTCGGAATGGCAAGAAAAGGCCGCTACACTTTGGGCGCACACTTCAACTATCAAAGCAGAGCGAGGAACGATTTCTGACCGTAATGGGAGTGTGCTCGCAAGTGATGTCCCTGCTTATACTGTGGTTGTAAACCCGGCAGTCATTGCTGAAAAGGGAATTGGTGATGAGGTCGTCAAGGGATTGCATGAGCTACTCGGCAAGCCAGAAGATGAGCTACGGAAGCTGATTGAAGCTAAAGACGAGAATGGCAAATACCTCAAGAATCGTGAAATTCGTAACGAAGGCTGGAAGATCGATCAGGACCTTGCCGATAAGGTGAAGGAATTCTATGTGGCGTTAGGAAAGAAACATAAAATTCAAGAGACTGGCATTGGTCTTGTTAGAGAACAGAAACGATATTACCCTAAGGGTTCGCTTGCTGCGCATATTTTAGGCTATACAGATCGAGATGGCAAGGCGATTATGGGTCTGGAAAAATCCCTAGATAAACAGCTTAAGGGAGCCGATGGCAAGCTGCTTTATCAAAGTGACGGACAAGGGGTCAAGCTGCCGGATTCACAAGATACTTATCAACCTGTAGTCAATGGTAGTAACTTTAAGCTTACAATCGACAGTACGATTCAGCATTATATCGAAGAGGCTATGGAAAAGGCATATGCGCAATATAAGCCGAAAAGTATGAGTGTCATTGCCGCTGATCCGAATACGATGGAAATTTTGGGGATGGCGAATATGCCTACCTTTGATCCTAATAAATATATGGATACGGGTGCTGATGCAGCGGGTTTCTACAATCATGCTATCAAATCAATTTATGAGCCTGGTTCCACCTTTAAGATTTACACACTTGCTGCAGCAGTGAATGAGAAGCTATTTAATCCAAATGCTACGTTTCTGTCGGGACAAATTAGGATAAAAGGTGACCGGACTCCGCTACACGATATTAACCGTGCTGGCTGGGGAGAAATTAGCTTTTTGGAGGGGGTAAAGCGTTCCAGTAACGTTCTGTTTGTAAAACTTTACGAATTGCTAGGACAGGAAAAGCTTTTGCAATATATTAATGATTTTGGCTTTAATGAGAAAACGGGAATCGATCTGCCGGGAGAAATAAGTGGGGTTGTTAACCCTAATGAAAATCGTCCTATTGAAAGTGCGACACTTGCTTACGGACATGGTAAGGTTACTGTTACTCCGCTTCAACAGCTGGTTGCTTTATCAGCAGTTGCTAATGGGGGTAAACTGATGACTCCGCATGTGGTTAAAGAGGTTACAGACCCGAATACCGGGGAGACAAAGGTTACTCAGCCTAATGTAGTACGACAGGTGATTGATGAGGCAAGTGCCAAGGAGACAGGTAAATACCTGGAACAGGTCGTTGCCGACCAAGTCATAGGAACAGGACGCTACGCTTATATTGATGGTTACCGTGTCGCAGGGAAAACGGGAACGGCTATCAAGCCTGAAAATGGGATCTATGTGAAATCCAAGGTGCTTGTTTCATTTGCAGGATATGCTCCTGTTGATGATCCAAAGATCGCTGTTATTATCATTATTGATGAACCAAACGTTGAGATTGGCGGTGGTAGGGCTGCTGCTCCTGTATTTAAAGAGATTGTGTCCCAATCGCTGCAATACATGGGAGTTCCAAAGTTAGCAACTGAAACTAGCGATAAGGATAGTAAAAAAACAGTTAAATCTGATGCGCCTGCGCTCCGGACCACACCTGATCTGACGGGAAAAACGATGAAGGAAGCAAGAGAGACGCTTCTGGATCAAGGCTTTGATTTTGAAGTAGTTGGTGAAGGAGCTTCAGTGGAGAGTCAATATCCAGAGGCGGGAACGAAGCTCACAACAGGCCAGCGGATCTATTTATTAAGTCCGCAGGGAGCTAAGCGTACTATTCCTAACTTACAAGGAGAGTCGCTGCGTGATGCACTTGAGGTTCTAACACTACTAAAAGTGGAGATTGCGGTAGAAGGCGAAGGATATGTCTCGGAACAGATTGAAGGAACAAAGAATGGCAAGCCACTACTTACATTGAAGCTGAAACCATTAAACGATAATAGTGAAGATGTTCCTGCATCCTCGCCTGCTGATGAGGGTACAGAATCGGAGAGTGGGCCATAG
- a CDS encoding septum formation initiator family protein has protein sequence MAYTRGNLAVQPKRKEEVNPLYREKTKVVTKRRVLPLQEKLLYMLTLGVCVLVAITLISRYVHIYDLNLQAQKLDKDIATAKKQISTYEMEKQNLEQKVAQKAKDLGYVSPDEDATIFIPANPLSAEGDN, from the coding sequence ATGGCCTATACCCGCGGCAATTTAGCAGTTCAGCCCAAAAGAAAAGAAGAGGTAAACCCCCTTTACCGCGAGAAGACAAAAGTAGTTACCAAACGAAGAGTACTTCCGCTGCAAGAGAAACTTTTGTATATGCTGACGCTAGGAGTATGCGTTTTGGTGGCTATCACACTGATTTCACGTTACGTTCACATTTATGATTTGAACTTGCAGGCCCAGAAATTAGATAAAGACATAGCGACTGCTAAGAAGCAGATTTCCACGTATGAGATGGAGAAGCAGAATTTGGAGCAGAAGGTTGCCCAAAAGGCTAAAGACCTTGGCTACGTATCACCGGATGAAGATGCAACCATCTTTATACCGGCGAATCCGCTATCGGCTGAAGGCGATAATTAG
- the rsmH gene encoding 16S rRNA (cytosine(1402)-N(4))-methyltransferase RsmH translates to MFHHITVLKEEATEGLHIKKDGIYVDCTLGGAGHSALIASKLSGEGRLICLDQDDWALENAKERLAEYGDKVVLIKTNFRDLESVLKDVPFVPQKDGIPQVDGVLFDLGVSSPQFDEGERGFSYNHDAPLDMRMDQTALLTAADIVNTWSEQEIARVLFQYGEEKFSRRIAKKIVDRREESPVETTGELAELIKEGIPAAARRTGGHPAKRSFQGLRIAVNDELGAFEEGLHSAVRCLAPEGRVSVITFHSLEDRICKQILSSYLSRCTCPPDFPFCVCGAKGTLKLINRKPLVPSEEELELNTRARSAKLRIAEKL, encoded by the coding sequence AAAGACGGAATCTATGTAGATTGCACTCTCGGTGGAGCGGGCCACAGCGCACTAATTGCTTCCAAGCTTAGCGGCGAAGGCCGATTAATCTGTTTGGATCAAGATGATTGGGCTCTGGAGAACGCAAAAGAAAGACTAGCCGAATACGGAGACAAGGTTGTACTCATTAAGACCAATTTCCGTGATCTGGAGAGTGTACTTAAGGATGTGCCCTTTGTACCACAAAAAGATGGCATTCCCCAAGTGGATGGAGTCCTCTTTGATCTTGGCGTATCCTCTCCCCAGTTTGATGAGGGAGAGCGCGGATTTAGTTACAATCATGATGCTCCGCTGGACATGCGGATGGATCAAACAGCGCTTTTAACGGCTGCTGATATTGTGAATACGTGGTCCGAGCAGGAGATTGCCCGTGTGCTTTTCCAATATGGAGAAGAGAAGTTCTCGCGGAGAATCGCTAAGAAAATTGTAGACAGAAGAGAAGAAAGTCCTGTGGAGACCACAGGAGAATTAGCTGAGCTTATCAAGGAAGGTATTCCGGCGGCTGCACGAAGAACGGGAGGACATCCCGCTAAACGTAGCTTTCAAGGTTTACGGATTGCTGTAAATGACGAGTTGGGTGCTTTTGAAGAAGGATTACATAGCGCAGTACGTTGCCTTGCACCAGAAGGTAGAGTATCCGTTATCACTTTTCATTCGCTCGAGGACCGAATTTGCAAGCAAATCCTTAGCAGCTATTTAAGCAGATGTACATGCCCGCCTGACTTTCCGTTTTGTGTATGCGGCGCGAAAGGCACGCTTAAGTTAATCAACCGCAAACCGCTTGTGCCTTCTGAAGAAGAGCTTGAGCTTAATACTCGAGCCCGTTCAGCTAAGCTGCGCATTGCAGAAAAATTGTAA